A genomic segment from Thermotoga neapolitana DSM 4359 encodes:
- a CDS encoding adenosylcobalamin-dependent ribonucleoside-diphosphate reductase, protein MKLSTLIEKWIDVEPSRNAQTILKDRYFMRDLDGKYLETRWEDVARRVARVVATAELLNPSYKKGEKLDRIKEWEDTFFKILKARLFLPNSPTLFNAGLGVRYELLWKPIDQMTLEDYEEIYRTRNHLHMLSACFVVPVGDSIEEIFEAVKEYALITKVGGGVGSNFSELRPKGSFVAGTHGKASGPVSFMHVFNSAISVVKQGYRRRGALMGILNIDHPDIEEFIDAKRENTGEAVLNFFNLSVGIPMDKKEILKLYEEDGELELSHPRSTIRKRVKIRELFRKIASNAWKSGDPGLAFLGEMNRYYPLYPHRKINSTNPCGEIGLSDYEACNLGSIDVAKFYNNGFVDLEALQELVQIAVRFLDDVIDVNVFPIDKITKAVKESRRLGLGIMGFADLLYKLELPYDSQEARDFASNLMAFIALHAHRASYELGKEKGNFPLLEISRYRTEEGFVPFAMGTSNYDDEIREVMKMTREYRRNVALLTIAPTGSISNIADTSSGLEPNFLLAYTRYMTKEDGTKEPLLYVNQVLREKLDPEILRRIEKDLIEKGSLKDIPDVPEKIKRVFVVALDIDPIDHLLMQDAFQRYVDNNISKTINMPQSATVDDVLNVYLEALRTNVRGITIYRDGSLQTQVLTKALKTPEAPKVQFFVVDEKMKLHPRPRKDTLRSVTRKYKRPDGTTYITISFDDTGEAVEIFISNGTEMAEAIGRLSSIALRAGVSMDEIIEQLSKVKGEYCRGLAEEIKKALDDFAKLWLRTGKEESETEEEPVEREKFIVANNLRWQNGYYVDDEGNVYCPVCLSKNSLIKQEGCVSCKNCGWSKCE, encoded by the coding sequence ATGAAACTGTCCACTCTGATCGAAAAGTGGATCGATGTTGAACCTTCCAGGAATGCGCAGACGATTCTCAAAGATCGATACTTCATGAGAGATCTGGATGGAAAATACCTGGAAACCAGGTGGGAAGACGTGGCAAGAAGAGTGGCAAGGGTGGTGGCAACCGCCGAACTTTTGAATCCGTCTTACAAAAAAGGTGAAAAACTCGACAGAATAAAGGAATGGGAGGATACCTTCTTCAAAATTCTGAAGGCAAGGCTGTTCCTTCCCAACAGTCCCACACTCTTCAACGCGGGACTCGGTGTGAGGTACGAGCTTCTCTGGAAACCCATCGACCAGATGACCCTGGAAGATTACGAGGAGATTTACAGAACTCGAAATCATCTTCACATGCTCTCTGCCTGTTTTGTTGTACCCGTGGGTGACAGCATAGAAGAAATTTTCGAAGCGGTGAAAGAGTACGCACTCATTACAAAAGTGGGAGGCGGTGTGGGAAGTAATTTCTCCGAACTGAGACCAAAAGGAAGCTTCGTTGCGGGCACACACGGAAAGGCATCGGGTCCTGTCTCGTTCATGCACGTTTTCAACTCTGCCATCTCCGTAGTGAAACAGGGATACAGAAGACGTGGGGCTCTGATGGGTATTCTGAACATAGACCACCCTGATATAGAAGAATTCATAGACGCAAAGAGAGAGAACACGGGCGAGGCGGTACTGAACTTCTTCAACCTCTCTGTTGGTATCCCGATGGACAAAAAGGAAATACTTAAACTTTACGAAGAAGATGGTGAACTGGAACTCTCCCATCCAAGAAGCACCATCAGAAAGAGAGTGAAGATAAGAGAACTTTTCAGAAAGATCGCCAGCAACGCCTGGAAGAGTGGTGATCCCGGACTTGCCTTCCTCGGCGAGATGAACAGGTACTATCCCCTCTACCCACACCGGAAGATCAACTCCACCAACCCCTGTGGAGAGATTGGACTCTCCGATTATGAAGCGTGCAACCTGGGTTCGATCGACGTTGCAAAGTTCTACAACAACGGTTTTGTCGATCTTGAAGCCCTTCAGGAACTCGTTCAGATAGCTGTTCGTTTTCTCGATGACGTCATCGACGTGAACGTATTCCCGATAGACAAGATCACAAAGGCAGTCAAGGAAAGCAGAAGACTCGGTCTTGGAATAATGGGGTTTGCGGATCTTCTCTACAAACTGGAACTCCCATATGATTCACAGGAAGCACGTGACTTTGCTTCCAATCTCATGGCCTTCATAGCACTTCACGCCCACAGGGCCTCTTATGAACTCGGGAAAGAGAAAGGGAATTTCCCGCTGCTTGAAATCTCCAGATACAGAACAGAGGAAGGGTTCGTGCCCTTCGCCATGGGAACCAGTAACTACGACGATGAGATAAGAGAGGTCATGAAGATGACCAGAGAGTACAGAAGAAACGTGGCACTCTTGACCATCGCTCCGACTGGATCGATTTCGAACATAGCCGACACCTCCTCTGGACTTGAACCGAACTTCCTTCTTGCCTACACCAGATACATGACGAAGGAAGATGGAACAAAAGAACCCCTTCTCTACGTGAATCAGGTGCTCAGGGAAAAACTGGATCCGGAGATCCTCAGGAGAATCGAGAAAGATCTCATAGAGAAGGGAAGTTTGAAGGACATTCCCGACGTTCCAGAGAAGATAAAAAGAGTCTTTGTTGTTGCACTCGACATAGATCCCATCGATCACCTTCTCATGCAGGATGCGTTCCAGAGATACGTAGACAACAACATCTCCAAAACGATCAACATGCCACAGAGCGCAACGGTGGACGACGTTCTCAACGTGTATCTCGAAGCACTCAGAACGAACGTCAGGGGCATCACCATCTACAGAGATGGATCCTTACAAACACAGGTACTCACGAAGGCCCTTAAAACACCTGAGGCACCGAAGGTACAGTTCTTCGTCGTTGACGAGAAGATGAAACTCCATCCAAGACCAAGAAAAGACACTCTCAGAAGCGTCACGAGAAAGTACAAAAGACCGGACGGGACCACCTACATAACGATATCCTTCGACGACACTGGTGAAGCCGTGGAGATATTCATCTCAAATGGCACCGAAATGGCCGAAGCGATTGGAAGACTCTCCTCCATAGCCCTCAGAGCGGGTGTTTCCATGGACGAAATCATAGAACAGCTCTCGAAGGTGAAGGGAGAATACTGCCGGGGACTTGCCGAAGAGATAAAGAAGGCTCTCGATGACTTCGCAAAGCTCTGGCTCAGAACTGGTAAAGAGGAGTCAGAAACTGAAGAAGAACCGGTAGAAAGAGAAAAGTTCATCGTGGCAAACAACTTGAGATGGCAAAACGGATACTACGTTGACGACGAGGGAAACGTTTACTGTCCCGTGTGTCTTTCGAAGAATTCTCTGATAAAGCAGGAAGGCTGTGTGAGTTGTAAAAACTGTGGATGGTCGAAGTGTGAGTGA
- a CDS encoding SPL family radical SAM protein encodes MREIQVKSALTFSEVKKRYTLSPYVGCTNSCVYCYARDYARRYKEMKWESEIIVKKNIDEALRGDIIRKKPVYVFMSTMCDPYQPIEEKYRLIRKCLEVFLEFPLLEIELMVLTKSTLVLRDLDLFKGMKKITVGLTVTTDDDEIRRVFEPNAASIEERIEVLKTLKENGVRTCAFISPMLPMDPERLSKMLKPHVDCVFIDDMHYRWRVKEFYKKLGLSWALEDEYFEKTRKRLLELFQK; translated from the coding sequence GTGAGAGAAATACAGGTAAAAAGCGCTTTGACTTTTTCTGAGGTCAAAAAACGGTACACTCTCAGCCCCTACGTGGGCTGTACCAACTCTTGCGTGTACTGCTACGCCAGAGACTACGCACGACGCTACAAAGAGATGAAGTGGGAATCGGAGATCATCGTGAAGAAGAACATAGACGAGGCCCTGAGAGGTGATATCATCAGAAAGAAACCAGTATACGTCTTCATGAGCACCATGTGTGATCCCTATCAGCCCATCGAGGAAAAGTACAGGCTCATCCGGAAGTGTCTTGAAGTTTTTCTGGAGTTTCCGCTTCTGGAGATCGAGCTGATGGTTCTCACAAAATCCACCCTCGTTCTGAGGGATTTGGATCTGTTCAAAGGGATGAAAAAGATCACCGTTGGACTCACCGTCACAACCGATGACGATGAAATTCGCAGGGTCTTTGAACCCAACGCGGCTTCCATAGAAGAGAGGATCGAAGTTTTGAAAACCCTGAAGGAAAACGGCGTGCGAACCTGTGCTTTCATCAGTCCTATGCTTCCAATGGATCCGGAGAGACTGTCGAAGATGTTGAAACCACACGTGGACTGTGTGTTCATCGATGATATGCACTACAGGTGGCGTGTGAAGGAGTTCTACAAAAAACTGGGCCTCTCCTGGGCCCTTGAGGATGAGTATTTCGAGAAAACCAGAAAGAGATTGCTCGAACTTTTTCAAAAATGA
- the xylB gene encoding xylulokinase, with translation MDLYVGLDVGTTGVKGILVNEKGEILFASSERLSMITPQPAWAEQDPLSWWEAVRKILKELSGRSEEIGGKIRAISTSGQMHSLVAIDNTGKVLRNAILWCDQRTYEECEEATQILGGEENVLKLVGNPILPGFTLPKILWIRKHEPEIYEKIAKIMLPKDFINYMLTGAVKTEHSDASGTVMYSVSKMEWNEDVLKELKIPEHILPEIIPSNGVVGRVKPDVAKFLGLSEDTLVIGGGADNACAALGIAVVEPGDVMVSLGTSGTVLAPTKGKEPDPKGRVHFFAHTVPNTRYHMGVMLSATYSLEWFKEKFLSEDYDRINDEVEKVPIGSNGIVFLPYLNGERTPHRDPFARGVFFGISSYNTKWDMVRAIFEGVAFGIKDSFDILKELGVELNNVRITGGGSKSKVWNRMLADMTGLRIQKPVVDEGASYGAAILAVSGATKEDPAKISKEWFGVKSYTDPVFENTEVYEKLHEKFKKLYTSLKEMFRT, from the coding sequence ATGGATCTGTACGTGGGACTCGATGTGGGAACGACCGGTGTGAAGGGAATCCTCGTGAACGAAAAGGGAGAGATATTGTTTGCGTCGAGCGAAAGACTCTCAATGATCACTCCTCAGCCTGCCTGGGCTGAGCAGGACCCTCTCTCCTGGTGGGAGGCCGTCAGGAAGATACTGAAGGAACTTTCCGGAAGATCAGAGGAAATCGGAGGGAAAATAAGAGCGATCTCCACCAGTGGACAGATGCACAGCCTTGTGGCAATAGACAACACAGGGAAGGTCCTGAGAAACGCCATTCTCTGGTGCGATCAGAGAACATACGAAGAATGTGAAGAGGCCACACAGATCCTTGGGGGAGAAGAGAACGTCCTCAAGCTGGTCGGAAATCCCATCCTTCCAGGTTTCACACTTCCCAAGATACTGTGGATTCGAAAACACGAACCAGAGATCTACGAAAAGATCGCAAAGATTATGCTTCCCAAAGACTTCATAAATTACATGCTCACGGGTGCTGTGAAAACAGAACACTCCGATGCTTCTGGAACGGTGATGTACAGTGTCTCCAAGATGGAATGGAACGAAGACGTTCTGAAAGAACTCAAAATACCAGAACACATACTCCCGGAGATAATTCCATCGAACGGTGTAGTTGGAAGAGTAAAACCTGATGTGGCAAAGTTTCTTGGTCTTTCCGAAGACACCCTCGTGATAGGAGGAGGAGCAGACAACGCCTGTGCCGCCCTTGGAATAGCCGTTGTGGAACCTGGAGACGTTATGGTGAGTTTGGGTACCTCCGGTACCGTTCTGGCTCCCACGAAAGGAAAAGAACCAGATCCAAAAGGCAGGGTTCATTTCTTTGCCCACACTGTTCCAAATACGAGGTACCACATGGGTGTGATGCTCTCTGCCACGTATTCGCTGGAGTGGTTCAAAGAGAAGTTCTTGAGCGAAGACTACGATAGGATCAACGATGAGGTGGAAAAAGTACCGATCGGTTCAAACGGAATCGTCTTCCTTCCTTATCTGAACGGTGAAAGAACACCACACCGCGATCCTTTCGCTAGGGGAGTCTTCTTCGGGATCTCCTCCTACAACACCAAATGGGACATGGTGAGGGCGATTTTCGAGGGGGTTGCCTTCGGTATCAAGGATTCTTTCGATATACTGAAAGAACTCGGAGTGGAACTCAACAACGTGAGGATCACCGGTGGCGGATCGAAGAGCAAGGTGTGGAACAGAATGCTAGCAGACATGACCGGGCTTAGAATACAAAAGCCCGTCGTGGATGAAGGTGCTTCTTACGGGGCCGCCATTTTAGCCGTCTCCGGTGCAACGAAAGAAGATCCTGCGAAGATCTCAAAAGAGTGGTTCGGTGTGAAGAGTTACACGGACCCTGTCTTTGAGAACACAGAAGTTTATGAAAAACTGCACGAGAAGTTCAAAAAACTCTACACCTCACTCAAAGAGATGTTCAGAACTTAA
- a CDS encoding sugar ABC transporter ATP-binding protein, producing the protein MEILKAKGVVKRFPGVLAVDNVDFEVHENEIVSLIGENGAGKSTLIKILTGVLKPDSGEILINGERVEFHSPVDAFRKGISVIHQELNLCDNMTVAENIFLAYEAVRGRKRNLSSRVDEDFMYEKSKELLDLIGAKFPPDVLVKELTTAQRQMVEICKALVKEPRIIFMDEPTSSLTVEEAERLFEIIEMLKKRGISVVFVSHRLDEVIRISDRIVVMRDGKRVGELKRGEFDVDTIIKLMVGREVEFFPHGIETEPGEVALKVENLKWKDKVKNVSFEVRKGEVLGFAGLVGAGRTETMLLIFGVNRKESGKIYVNGKEVEIENPEDAIKLGIGLIPEDRKLQGLVLRMTVKDNIVLPSLKDISKWGLVLDEKREDKVAEEYVERLSIKTPSIYQITENLSGGNQQKVVLAKWLATNADILIFDEPTRGIDVGAKAEIHRMIRELAAQGKAVIMISSELPEILNLSDRIVVMWEGEITAVLDNREKKVTQEEIMYYASGQRRQNGRVA; encoded by the coding sequence TTGGAGATCCTGAAAGCAAAGGGTGTGGTGAAGAGATTTCCGGGAGTTTTGGCGGTCGACAACGTCGATTTCGAAGTTCATGAAAACGAGATCGTTTCCCTCATCGGTGAAAACGGTGCAGGGAAATCAACTTTGATAAAGATCCTCACAGGTGTCCTGAAACCCGATTCCGGTGAGATACTGATCAACGGTGAAAGGGTGGAATTTCACTCTCCAGTTGATGCGTTCAGAAAAGGAATCAGCGTCATCCACCAGGAATTGAACCTGTGTGACAACATGACGGTTGCCGAGAACATATTTCTCGCCTACGAGGCGGTGAGAGGTCGAAAAAGAAACCTTTCAAGCAGGGTGGATGAGGATTTCATGTACGAGAAGTCAAAAGAACTGCTCGATCTCATAGGTGCGAAGTTTCCTCCAGATGTCCTGGTAAAAGAACTGACCACCGCACAGAGGCAGATGGTGGAGATATGTAAGGCACTGGTGAAGGAACCCCGGATCATCTTCATGGACGAGCCCACCTCATCTCTCACTGTGGAGGAAGCCGAAAGACTCTTCGAGATCATAGAGATGCTGAAGAAAAGGGGTATCTCTGTGGTCTTCGTCTCACACAGATTAGACGAGGTCATAAGAATCAGCGACAGGATCGTTGTGATGAGAGATGGAAAGAGAGTGGGTGAGTTGAAAAGAGGCGAATTCGATGTGGACACGATTATAAAACTCATGGTGGGAAGGGAAGTGGAGTTCTTTCCTCATGGAATAGAAACAGAACCCGGGGAAGTTGCCCTCAAGGTCGAAAACCTGAAATGGAAAGATAAGGTAAAAAACGTCTCCTTCGAAGTGAGAAAAGGTGAAGTTCTAGGATTTGCGGGTCTTGTAGGAGCCGGACGAACAGAAACGATGCTTCTGATATTCGGTGTGAACAGGAAAGAATCCGGAAAGATATACGTGAACGGAAAAGAGGTTGAGATAGAAAATCCAGAGGATGCCATAAAACTGGGGATAGGACTCATACCGGAGGATAGAAAACTCCAGGGACTCGTTCTGAGAATGACGGTTAAGGACAACATCGTTCTTCCATCGCTGAAGGACATCAGCAAATGGGGTCTTGTGCTCGATGAAAAGAGAGAAGATAAAGTGGCCGAAGAGTACGTGGAGAGGCTTTCCATAAAAACACCATCCATATACCAGATCACCGAAAATCTCTCTGGCGGGAACCAACAGAAGGTGGTTCTGGCAAAATGGCTTGCAACGAACGCCGACATTTTGATTTTCGATGAACCCACCCGTGGTATAGACGTCGGTGCGAAGGCGGAGATACACAGGATGATCAGAGAACTGGCCGCACAGGGAAAGGCCGTGATCATGATCTCCTCAGAGCTTCCGGAGATATTGAATCTCAGCGACAGAATAGTTGTCATGTGGGAGGGTGAAATCACGGCCGTTCTGGACAACAGAGAGAAAAAAGTCACACAGGAAGAAATCATGTACTATGCATCCGGTCAGAGAAGACAGAACGGGAGGGTTGCGTGA
- a CDS encoding sugar-binding protein, producing MRKLLVFLSVVLITGLSLALTIGVIGKSVHPYWSQVEQGVKAAGKALGVDTKFFVPQKEDINAQLQMLESFIAEGVDGIAIAPSDPTAVIPTIKKALEMGIPVITLDTDSPDSGRYVYIGTDNYQAGYTAGLIMKELLGGKGKVVIGTGSLTAMNSLQRIQGFKDAIADSEIEIVDILNDEEDGARAVSLAEAALNAHPDLDAFFGVYAYNGPSQALVVKNAGKVGKVKIVCFDTTPDILQYVKEGVIQATMGQRPYMMGYLSVTVLYLMNKIGVQNTLMMLPKVTVDGKVDYVIDTGVDVVTPENLDEYLKKMEELGIPIKF from the coding sequence ATGAGGAAGCTTCTGGTGTTTCTTTCGGTTGTGCTGATCACAGGTTTATCCCTTGCTCTCACCATCGGTGTCATCGGAAAATCCGTCCATCCTTACTGGTCTCAGGTTGAACAGGGGGTCAAGGCTGCTGGAAAGGCTCTCGGAGTGGACACGAAGTTCTTTGTCCCACAAAAGGAAGATATCAACGCCCAGCTTCAGATGCTCGAGTCGTTCATAGCCGAAGGAGTTGATGGAATCGCTATCGCACCGTCCGACCCAACGGCAGTCATTCCCACGATCAAAAAGGCTCTCGAGATGGGTATACCGGTGATAACACTGGACACGGATTCTCCGGACAGTGGAAGGTACGTTTACATTGGAACGGATAACTACCAGGCAGGATACACCGCTGGACTCATCATGAAAGAACTCCTCGGTGGAAAGGGAAAGGTCGTCATCGGAACGGGTTCTCTCACGGCGATGAACTCACTCCAGAGGATCCAGGGATTCAAAGATGCCATTGCAGATTCGGAGATAGAGATAGTCGACATACTCAACGATGAAGAAGATGGGGCAAGGGCCGTGTCGCTCGCAGAGGCAGCCCTGAACGCTCACCCGGATCTTGATGCCTTCTTCGGTGTTTACGCCTACAACGGACCCAGTCAGGCACTCGTGGTGAAGAACGCTGGAAAGGTTGGAAAAGTAAAGATAGTGTGTTTCGACACAACCCCGGACATTCTTCAGTACGTGAAGGAAGGTGTTATCCAGGCAACGATGGGACAGAGGCCGTACATGATGGGTTACCTCTCCGTCACGGTGCTCTATCTGATGAACAAGATAGGTGTCCAGAACACCCTTATGATGCTTCCCAAGGTCACTGTTGATGGAAAAGTGGACTATGTCATCGACACGGGTGTTGATGTAGTCACGCCGGAGAACCTCGATGAATACCTGAAAAAGATGGAGGAACTCGGAATCCCGATAAAATTCTGA
- a CDS encoding polysaccharide deacetylase family protein, whose protein sequence is MSVRALFVFLLITSGLMFADGDEKLVALTFDDGPDTILTTKVLDVLEEYDVVATFFVVGQRLNESTKAILERMVSMGCEVENHSWNYEPLDRKDPETIREYIERTNELILKYTGKKPRFFRPPNLAVSDVMFEVIDMPFISGVLGYDWVGCDRNPEKIVQNVLDGVKDGAIILLHDVQPEPHPIVEVLRILIPELKERGYRFVTLEELFKRKGVNPKNPEYRGKMWVYVE, encoded by the coding sequence GTGAGCGTTCGTGCACTTTTCGTCTTTCTTCTAATCACCTCAGGGTTGATGTTCGCGGATGGAGATGAAAAACTGGTGGCCCTGACCTTCGATGATGGTCCGGATACGATACTCACAACAAAGGTTCTTGACGTTCTGGAAGAATACGATGTTGTGGCCACCTTCTTTGTCGTGGGGCAGAGGTTGAATGAAAGCACAAAAGCAATTCTTGAGAGAATGGTATCGATGGGATGTGAAGTGGAGAATCACTCGTGGAACTACGAACCTCTGGACAGAAAGGATCCAGAGACGATCAGAGAGTACATCGAGCGCACAAACGAGTTGATTCTAAAATACACAGGAAAAAAACCTCGGTTTTTCAGGCCGCCAAATCTGGCCGTGAGTGATGTCATGTTCGAAGTGATAGACATGCCCTTCATCAGTGGTGTTCTCGGCTATGACTGGGTGGGTTGCGATAGGAATCCAGAAAAGATCGTGCAAAATGTGCTAGATGGTGTGAAAGATGGTGCAATAATCCTCCTTCACGACGTACAGCCAGAGCCACATCCCATCGTTGAGGTTCTCAGAATACTCATTCCAGAGCTCAAAGAACGAGGTTACAGGTTCGTCACACTGGAAGAACTCTTCAAACGAAAAGGAGTGAACCCAAAAAATCCAGAGTACAGGGGGAAAATGTGGGTGTACGTGGAGTGA
- a CDS encoding ABC transporter permease: MASKFRQKAFRELGPLVALISLAVFTAVLNPRFLTTFNLQALGRQIAIFGLLAIGETFVIISGGGAIDLSPGSMVALTGVMVAWLMTHGVPVWLSLILILFFSIGVGAWHGLFVTKLKVPAFIITLGTLTIARGMAAVITRGWPIIGLPSSFLKIGQGEVLKIPIPVWILLVVAFVADFFLRKTVYGKHLRASGGNEIAARFSGVNVDRVRMIAFMVSGFLAGLVGIIVAARLSQGQPGVGNMYELYAIASTVIGGTSLTGGEGSVLGAIIGASIISLLWNALVLLNVSTYWHNVVIGIVIVVAVTLDILRRRLASK; encoded by the coding sequence TTGGCGTCGAAGTTCAGACAAAAGGCCTTCAGGGAACTTGGACCTCTTGTTGCCCTCATCAGTCTTGCTGTCTTCACTGCTGTTTTGAATCCTCGCTTTTTAACAACGTTCAACCTTCAGGCCCTTGGAAGGCAGATAGCCATATTCGGCCTTCTGGCAATCGGTGAGACCTTTGTGATCATTTCTGGTGGAGGGGCCATCGATCTGTCCCCCGGCTCCATGGTGGCACTCACGGGAGTCATGGTCGCATGGCTCATGACACATGGAGTTCCTGTGTGGCTATCTCTGATTCTCATTCTGTTCTTTTCTATAGGAGTTGGTGCATGGCACGGTCTGTTCGTGACGAAACTCAAGGTTCCTGCCTTCATCATCACACTCGGTACTCTGACGATCGCTCGCGGTATGGCTGCCGTGATCACGAGGGGATGGCCGATCATAGGCCTTCCCTCATCTTTTTTGAAGATCGGACAGGGTGAAGTTCTGAAGATACCAATTCCGGTGTGGATTCTTCTTGTGGTGGCTTTCGTTGCAGATTTCTTCCTCAGGAAAACGGTCTATGGAAAACATCTGAGGGCTTCAGGGGGCAACGAAATCGCGGCGCGATTTTCTGGTGTCAACGTGGACAGGGTGAGAATGATCGCCTTCATGGTTTCTGGTTTCCTTGCTGGTCTTGTGGGAATCATCGTGGCGGCCCGTCTCTCGCAGGGACAACCGGGTGTTGGAAACATGTACGAACTCTACGCCATAGCCTCCACCGTGATCGGGGGAACGAGTCTTACAGGAGGAGAAGGAAGCGTCCTTGGAGCCATAATAGGTGCCAGTATCATCAGTCTTCTGTGGAATGCTCTCGTTCTTCTCAACGTTTCGACATACTGGCACAACGTGGTCATTGGAATCGTCATCGTTGTGGCGGTGACACTCGACATCCTCAGAAGGAGGCTTGCAAGTAAGTGA
- a CDS encoding iron-containing alcohol dehydrogenase produces MFKISCYLPTEIIFRVGAVDELEERAKKLGKKALIVTGRSSTKKTGLLQRVQDLLKKAGVESIVFDKIVPNPISDHVDEAAEIVRKEKIDFIVGLGGGSPIDSAKAISITAPNEGKFWDYVPVGGGKIPEKSIPVVAIPTTHGTGTEADPFAVITNPETKEKVGIGYRNTFPVLSLVDPEVMKTLPKDQTAYTSMDAFYHAIEAFLNVNANPYSDVLALDAMKRIVTYLPVAYENGEDMEARTNLAWASTEAGITETLTGVIANHALEHGLSGFYPEITHGLGLCITGPYLFEYIFDHAYERLAIVGREVFGVYETDDRKAGKLAIKKLRDFQEMFGLNKRLSELGVKEEDIPKMAETGYRILNGVVVVTPGNLTAKDMEEIFRRCY; encoded by the coding sequence ATGTTCAAAATATCATGTTATCTTCCAACAGAAATAATCTTCAGAGTGGGTGCAGTAGATGAACTGGAAGAGAGGGCGAAGAAACTGGGAAAGAAAGCGTTGATCGTCACTGGAAGGTCCAGCACGAAAAAAACGGGTCTTCTCCAGAGAGTACAGGATCTTCTCAAAAAAGCAGGCGTTGAAAGCATCGTTTTCGACAAGATCGTTCCCAACCCGATATCGGATCATGTGGATGAAGCCGCAGAGATCGTGAGAAAAGAAAAGATAGATTTCATCGTGGGACTTGGTGGTGGAAGCCCCATAGACAGTGCAAAGGCGATCTCCATCACCGCTCCAAACGAAGGAAAATTCTGGGACTACGTTCCCGTGGGAGGGGGAAAGATCCCTGAAAAGTCCATCCCCGTTGTTGCCATTCCGACCACCCATGGAACGGGAACGGAAGCCGACCCATTCGCCGTGATCACAAACCCCGAAACGAAAGAAAAGGTGGGTATCGGCTACAGAAACACCTTCCCCGTTCTTTCCCTGGTGGATCCTGAGGTGATGAAGACCCTTCCCAAAGATCAGACCGCTTACACTTCTATGGATGCGTTCTACCACGCCATAGAGGCCTTCTTGAACGTGAACGCAAATCCTTACTCGGACGTTCTCGCTCTGGATGCCATGAAGAGGATCGTGACGTATCTTCCTGTCGCTTACGAAAACGGAGAGGACATGGAAGCCAGAACGAACCTTGCCTGGGCAAGCACCGAAGCAGGTATCACAGAAACACTGACCGGTGTCATCGCAAACCACGCGCTTGAACACGGTCTCAGTGGATTTTACCCGGAGATCACGCACGGTCTTGGACTGTGCATCACGGGACCTTATCTGTTCGAGTACATATTCGACCACGCCTATGAAAGACTCGCCATCGTTGGAAGAGAAGTGTTCGGGGTGTACGAAACAGACGACAGAAAAGCCGGAAAACTCGCCATCAAAAAACTCAGAGACTTCCAGGAGATGTTCGGGTTGAACAAGAGACTGAGTGAACTTGGAGTGAAAGAAGAGGACATACCAAAGATGGCAGAAACCGGCTACAGGATATTGAATGGGGTTGTCGTTGTAACACCCGGGAACCTGACGGCAAAGGACATGGAGGAGATATTCAGAAGGTGTTACTGA